A stretch of the Lactuca sativa cultivar Salinas chromosome 9, Lsat_Salinas_v11, whole genome shotgun sequence genome encodes the following:
- the LOC111910920 gene encoding protein SOB FIVE-LIKE 5 translates to MDQLFDSEESSSGCESGWTLYLQHSIPHDVFSWKQEHDQEHEDDNDDEEDDDMSMVSDASSGPPHFQPHQEHQEEEEEEEYFNNDDNNVFCDPPLTLVARKRQKLFKQTSFHSHRHLQDLPTASLDDTASSPLFSFSNKDLQVCNKQSTKEDDNSFCYSLGHSTTYFEMV, encoded by the exons ATGGATCAACTTTTTGATTCAGAAGAATCCAGCAGTGGTTGTGAATCTGGTTGGACCCTTTACTTACAACACTCCATCCCCCATGATGTTTTCTCATGGAAACAAGAACACGATCAAGAACATGAAGATGacaatgatgatgaagaagatgatgatatgtCGATGGTTTCGGATGCTTCTTCAGGTCCACCACATTTTCAACcacatcaagaacaccaagaagaagaagaagaagaagaatacttCAACAACGACGACAACAATGTTTTCTGCGATCCTCCATTGACGTTGGTTGCTAGGAAAAGACAAAAGCTTTTTAAGCAAACAAGTTTCCATAGCCATAGACATCTGCAAGATTTGCCTACAGCTTCTCTTGATGACACTGCTAGTTCTCCCCTTTTCAGCTTTTCCAAT AAGGATCTACAAGTGTGCAACAAACAATCTACAAAGGAGGATGATAACAGTTTTTGTTATTCACTCGGCCATTCCACAACCTATTTTGAG ATGGTCTGA